Within candidate division WOR-3 bacterium, the genomic segment CTATATTAGCAAGAGGCTCATCTAAAATATATAAATCTGCTTCCTTTGAAAAAATAAGAGCAATGGCTAATTTCTGCATATTGCCAATAGATAATTCATGAGGATATTTATCAACAAATTCCATCAATCCAAAATCTTTTAAAAGTTTCTCCTTAATAGGTAATTCTTTTATCTTTAATAAAGGAAATTCAAAAGGAAGTGTTAAAGAGGAAATTCTTGGGGGTAAAATAACATTTCCACTTTGCACTTTAAGTAACCCACTCATTATATTTGCAAGTGTTGTTTTTCCTGAACCATTTGGTCCTTTTATCAATATTTTCTCACCCTTTTTAATTCTTAATGAAAAATCTTTAAATACAAAATTTTTATCATAAGAAAAACAAACATTTTCTAAAATAACCTCATCTTTTACCTTATAAAATTTCACTTTTTCTTCCTTTTCAAATTCATATATCCTGTTTATTATTGTAAGACTTTTGTTTAATTGGGCAAATGGTGCAAAAAATTGAGAAACTGCTGTAACACTCCTCCAGAAGGCAGTTACAAAGGCTAAATAACCACCAAAAGTCATTTTCCCTTTTAACAAAAATATAGCACCTACTAATAAAGAACAAAAATCACTAATATTCATTATAAGATAAATACCCGTATTATAAGTAGTTATAATCTTGAAATTTCTGTAAAGAGCATTTAAATATTTATTGAAGGCAAAAATAGTTGATTCAAGAACTTTTCCGAGAAGATTTAAAATATTTACTGCTTTATATGAAGAAATATTTTTATTAAGAAAATTAATAAATTCGCTCTCTGTTTCCCTCTCAACTAAAGTTGCAGATTTTATCTTTTGAGATAATAAATTTGAAAAATATACAATAAATGGAATTAAAATAAACATAATAAGGGTAGCTTGCCAGGAAATATATATAAGAACAGAAGTAAATGCAATTACCCTTGTTAAATTGGTGCTTATATTTCTTATAGAGGATATAAAGAGGGGGAAAGCTTCCATTACATCTTTATAAACTCTTCCTATGAAATATCCTTCACCTTTTTGTAAAATATTTGCATAATCTTTATTATAAAAGGACATCAATGTTTTTTTAAGAATTTTACTTAAAATTTTATTTTCAAAAGATTTGCCCCATAGTTCAACAAAAAAAGAAATTAAATTAATAAATATGCCTAAAAATAAATACGAAGATATTAAAATAAAGAAAATTTTTAAACTTTTTCTGATAACTGCTTCATCAAAGATTAATTTTGTTAAAATGGGATGAAAGATTGCCTCTATTGCATAGATTAAACAAATGGTAAATATAAAAAGGGAAAATTCTTTATTTAACCCCTTTAAAAAATAAAAAACTTTTTTTATATTATCTCTCATGAAATTTGATCTAAAGTAAAATCTGCTTCATCAAGGGTTAAGACTCTATGAATTGTTCGCATAACACCAGCAATTCCTGTTGCATAATCACAGGAGATTCTAAAAAGATTATCCCCTGGAACAGCATATCCATCAGGAAAAGAAAGTAAATAAATATCTATAAGCCCTGTTAGAGGACGATTCATCATCTCCAAATATTGAACATCATTTGTGAAAATATAAACATCAATTAGAGTGTCAATAAAGCTTGATATTCCGAATAAAATTCCTGGAAAAACTGAATATTTTCTACAAATATCCGGAATCAACCTTTTTAATTTATTAAAAAATTTATATCTTAATAATACTTTGATAATTCCTGCGGTACCGCACTCTATGTAATGTTCTAAAGTTTTATCCCCTATTGCCTCAGGAAAACTTATAACATCTTTTTCTATTTTTCTTCCATTTTTTAAATCAAAAAAAACTCCCTTTATTCCATACTCAAAATACTTTTTTTCCTTAGTAACCTGATATAATCTTAATAAGAAAAGGGAAACTCCACTCTGTCCATATCCATATCCTAAATATACTTTATTTTCATATTCCCAAAAAATGCCCTTTTTATTTATTTTACTTACTTCAATTATTTTATTTCCATAATTTATTGCCCTTTCCAGAAACTTTGCCTCTGAAGTAATTAGATAAAAAAATAAATTGGTAAGTCCAATTCCTGCCATTCCATAAAAAAGGGAATGATTTTTAAATTTTAAAGGACTTTTTTCGGTAAGTTCAATTATCTTTAAAGATTTAT encodes:
- a CDS encoding ABC transporter ATP-binding protein; the encoded protein is MRDNIKKVFYFLKGLNKEFSLFIFTICLIYAIEAIFHPILTKLIFDEAVIRKSLKIFFILISSYLFLGIFINLISFFVELWGKSFENKILSKILKKTLMSFYNKDYANILQKGEGYFIGRVYKDVMEAFPLFISSIRNISTNLTRVIAFTSVLIYISWQATLIMFILIPFIVYFSNLLSQKIKSATLVERETESEFINFLNKNISSYKAVNILNLLGKVLESTIFAFNKYLNALYRNFKIITTYNTGIYLIMNISDFCSLLVGAIFLLKGKMTFGGYLAFVTAFWRSVTAVSQFFAPFAQLNKSLTIINRIYEFEKEEKVKFYKVKDEVILENVCFSYDKNFVFKDFSLRIKKGEKILIKGPNGSGKTTLANIMSGLLKVQSGNVILPPRISSLTLPFEFPLLKIKELPIKEKLLKDFGLMEFVDKYPHELSIGNMQKLAIALIFSKEADLYILDEPLANIDKESTKVLMKHILDLSRDKTLVVIMHKGDEWHQFFDRILDLKENKKEV